In the Kitasatospora terrestris genome, one interval contains:
- the rny gene encoding ribonuclease Y: MGIAAGTGSGSPMLLAALVLVGALGLVMAAAWLMVRQRRAELDRREERLMAELHRLHSQEDELAARTAETERLRTELGELAAERRRSLERTAGLTADQARAELVRAEQSAARREAAVSVREIERQAKADGEQRAREIIASSIQRLASEQTADTVVTSFPLPNEEMKGRIIGKEGRNIRAFEAVTGVNLIVDDTPGLVQLSCFDPVRREAARLTLEALVADGRIHPLRIEEAHGRSSEEVERLCVRAGEDALLAIGAATGESAPELVRTLGTLRYRSSYGQNVLGHLVESAHIAGMMAAELGVDPELVKRAALLHDIGKALSHRVPGGHAAIGAEFARRHGESDEVVHAIEAHHGEVEPRTLEAVLTQAADACSGGRPGARRESVEAYVRRLERLEEIARSHDGVSKVFAMQAGREVRVMVQPDVVDDVRAQVIAREVAKQVREELTYPGQIRITVVRESRATEFAR, translated from the coding sequence ATGGGCATCGCCGCAGGTACCGGGTCGGGCTCGCCGATGCTGCTCGCCGCCCTGGTCCTGGTCGGGGCGCTCGGTCTGGTGATGGCCGCGGCCTGGCTGATGGTCCGCCAGCGCCGGGCCGAGCTGGACCGCCGCGAGGAGCGGCTGATGGCCGAGCTGCACCGCCTGCACAGCCAGGAGGACGAGCTCGCCGCCCGGACCGCCGAGACCGAGCGCCTGCGCACCGAACTCGGTGAGCTGGCCGCCGAGCGCCGCCGCTCGCTGGAGCGCACGGCCGGGCTGACGGCCGACCAGGCCCGGGCCGAACTGGTCCGGGCCGAGCAGTCGGCGGCCCGGCGGGAGGCGGCGGTCTCCGTCCGCGAGATCGAGCGGCAGGCCAAGGCCGACGGCGAGCAGCGGGCCCGGGAGATCATCGCCTCGTCGATCCAGCGGCTGGCCTCGGAGCAGACCGCGGACACCGTGGTGACCTCGTTCCCGCTGCCGAACGAGGAGATGAAGGGCCGGATCATCGGCAAGGAGGGCCGGAACATCCGCGCCTTCGAGGCGGTGACCGGGGTCAACCTGATCGTCGACGACACCCCGGGGCTGGTGCAGCTGTCCTGCTTCGACCCGGTCCGGCGGGAGGCTGCCCGGCTGACCCTGGAGGCCCTGGTCGCCGACGGGCGGATCCATCCGCTGCGGATCGAGGAGGCGCACGGGCGCAGCAGCGAGGAGGTCGAGCGGCTCTGCGTGCGCGCCGGTGAGGACGCGCTGCTGGCGATCGGCGCGGCGACCGGGGAGAGCGCCCCGGAGCTGGTGCGGACGCTCGGCACGCTGCGCTACCGGAGCTCGTACGGGCAGAACGTGCTCGGGCACCTGGTGGAGTCCGCGCACATCGCCGGGATGATGGCGGCCGAACTGGGCGTCGATCCGGAGCTGGTGAAGCGGGCCGCGCTGCTGCACGACATCGGCAAGGCGCTCAGCCACCGGGTGCCGGGCGGGCACGCGGCGATCGGGGCGGAGTTCGCGCGACGGCACGGCGAGTCGGACGAGGTGGTGCACGCGATCGAGGCGCACCACGGCGAGGTCGAGCCGCGGACCCTGGAGGCGGTGCTGACCCAGGCCGCCGACGCCTGCTCGGGCGGCCGGCCCGGAGCCCGGCGGGAGTCGGTCGAGGCGTACGTGCGGCGGCTGGAGCGCCTGGAGGAGATCGCCCGGTCCCACGACGGGGTGTCGAAGGTGTTCGCGATGCAGGCCGGGCGGGAGGTGCGGGTGATGGTGCAGCCGGACGTCGTGGACGACGTGCGGGCGCAGGTGATCGCCCGGGAGGTCGCCAAGCAGGTCCGGGAGGAGCTGACCTACCCGGGGCAGATCCGGATCACCGTGGTGCGGGAGAGCCGGGCCACCGAGTTCGCCCGGTAG
- a CDS encoding FAD-dependent monooxygenase — protein MDPVIVVGAGPVGLALALALARNDVPSIVLDEGTGVCSEGPRSVVLGEESTAFLTRIGYPRAASDAARWGSLSIWRRRSEVLRIPLDDHPVLHLAQHRLQRGLRDAVTATPLIQLSPLSRVVELEQDRDGVSVRTTSAQDGRDTWWRGSHLVGCDGARSTVRRLLKIRFPGRPAVDRHAVATVRVDLPFPGEARLHREPPWRGDREASARPLPDGLWRLDWRLPPGRPAPTEPVDPHATWPGIVTGDTLLTRVKSTLTAWCGELPAYDLLAAADHTAQQRLAARFRSGRCFLAGDAAHLHGALGMQNLADGLRDADNLAWRLALAWHLHAGGPEPGGSLLDGYETERRAAVGARLRAVDQTMPLLRPLRGWQQTRRSLLTGSFRKHAPLLADGQLGTGRFGGAPAYPAAPSGVPGRVPPQRGGAGRATALTENLPATAPGVLVPDLPVVTTDGAADHLRARLGSGFLLLLVAPGTSVWSSEHWLGTGLMPRLAEVAAALPVPVEVLVTDAYPGAEPHTVLLIRPDGHLIGTTQGLKADSLHDLTAPLTVEAGAVRQGHALREQPPTDAEPPARR, from the coding sequence GTGGACCCGGTGATCGTGGTCGGGGCCGGGCCGGTCGGCCTCGCCCTGGCCCTCGCGCTGGCCCGCAACGACGTTCCCAGCATCGTCCTCGACGAGGGCACCGGGGTCTGCTCGGAGGGCCCGCGCAGCGTCGTCCTCGGCGAGGAGTCCACCGCCTTCCTGACCCGGATCGGCTACCCGCGCGCCGCCTCCGACGCCGCCCGCTGGGGGTCCCTCTCCATCTGGCGCCGCCGTTCCGAGGTGCTGCGCATCCCGCTGGACGACCACCCGGTCCTCCACCTCGCCCAGCACCGCCTCCAGCGCGGCCTGCGGGACGCCGTCACCGCCACCCCGCTGATCCAGCTCAGCCCGCTCAGCCGGGTGGTCGAACTGGAGCAGGACCGGGACGGCGTCTCCGTCCGCACCACCTCCGCCCAGGACGGCCGCGACACCTGGTGGCGCGGCAGCCACCTGGTCGGCTGTGACGGCGCCCGCTCCACCGTCCGCAGGCTGCTCAAGATCCGCTTCCCGGGCCGGCCCGCGGTCGACCGGCACGCGGTCGCCACCGTCCGGGTCGACCTGCCGTTCCCCGGCGAGGCCCGGCTGCACCGCGAACCCCCGTGGCGCGGCGACCGCGAAGCCTCCGCCCGGCCCCTGCCCGACGGGCTGTGGCGGCTCGACTGGCGGCTGCCCCCCGGCCGCCCCGCCCCCACCGAACCCGTCGACCCGCACGCCACCTGGCCCGGCATCGTCACCGGCGACACCCTGCTCACCCGGGTCAAGTCCACCCTCACCGCCTGGTGCGGCGAACTCCCCGCCTACGATCTGCTCGCCGCCGCCGACCACACCGCCCAGCAGCGGCTCGCCGCCCGCTTCCGGTCCGGCCGGTGCTTCCTCGCCGGCGACGCCGCCCACCTGCACGGCGCCCTCGGCATGCAGAACCTCGCCGACGGCCTGCGCGACGCCGACAACCTCGCCTGGCGGCTCGCCCTCGCCTGGCACCTCCACGCCGGCGGCCCCGAACCGGGCGGCTCGCTGCTCGACGGCTACGAGACCGAACGCCGCGCCGCCGTCGGCGCCCGGCTGCGCGCCGTCGACCAGACCATGCCGCTGCTCCGCCCGCTGCGCGGCTGGCAGCAGACTCGGCGCTCACTGCTCACCGGCTCCTTCCGCAAGCACGCCCCGCTGCTCGCCGACGGCCAGCTCGGCACCGGGCGCTTCGGCGGCGCCCCCGCCTACCCGGCCGCGCCCTCCGGCGTGCCCGGCCGCGTCCCGCCGCAGCGCGGCGGCGCCGGCCGCGCCACCGCCCTCACCGAGAACCTGCCCGCCACCGCCCCCGGCGTGCTCGTCCCCGACCTGCCCGTGGTCACCACCGACGGCGCCGCCGACCACTTGCGGGCACGCCTGGGCAGCGGCTTCCTGCTGCTCCTGGTCGCGCCCGGCACCTCGGTCTGGTCGTCCGAACACTGGCTCGGCACCGGCCTGATGCCCCGGCTCGCCGAGGTCGCCGCCGCCCTCCCGGTCCCCGTCGAGGTCCTGGTGACCGACGCCTATCCCGGCGCCGAACCGCACACCGTCCTGCTGATCCGCCCGGACGGCCACCTCATCGGCACCACCCAGGGCCTCAAGGCGGACTCGCTGCACGACCTGACCGCGCCGCTGACCGTGGAGGCCGGCGCGGTCCGCCAGGGGCACGCCCTGCGCGAGCAGCCCCCGACCGACGCGGAACCCCCCGCCCGCCGGTAG
- a CDS encoding amino acid ABC transporter permease: MSSTQTATVLYDTPGPRARTRYAAFGVLGGLGIAGLLWWIYSALDRTGQFDPALWDVFQYTAVQQRIVDGMLATLRAFGLAALFSLALGALLAAGRLSDHRWLSAPTTAVVEFFRAMPLLIMIFALYQAVFAAQPFWGLVIGLTLYNGSVQAEIIRTGILALPRGQGEAAYALGMRKSQVMLLILVPQAVRSMLPAMIGQLVVTLKDTSLGYIITYPELLYAGKLIASNSPGYPYIPMILVITPIYIGMCLALTALAKWLEARGRRGANRRTPDAA; encoded by the coding sequence ATGAGCAGCACCCAGACCGCCACCGTCCTCTACGACACCCCCGGCCCCAGGGCCCGGACCCGCTACGCCGCCTTCGGCGTGCTCGGCGGCCTCGGCATCGCCGGCCTGCTCTGGTGGATCTACAGCGCGCTGGACAGGACCGGCCAGTTCGACCCCGCCCTGTGGGACGTCTTCCAGTACACCGCCGTCCAGCAGCGGATCGTCGACGGCATGCTCGCCACGCTGCGGGCGTTCGGCCTGGCCGCGCTGTTCTCGCTGGCGCTCGGCGCCCTGCTGGCCGCCGGCCGGCTCTCCGACCACCGCTGGCTGAGCGCCCCCACCACCGCGGTGGTGGAGTTCTTCCGCGCGATGCCGCTGCTGATCATGATCTTCGCGCTGTACCAGGCGGTCTTCGCCGCGCAGCCGTTCTGGGGCCTGGTCATCGGCCTGACCCTGTACAACGGCTCGGTGCAGGCCGAGATCATCCGCACCGGCATCCTCGCCCTGCCGCGCGGCCAGGGGGAGGCGGCGTACGCGCTCGGCATGCGCAAGAGCCAGGTGATGCTGCTGATCCTGGTCCCGCAGGCGGTCCGCTCGATGCTGCCGGCGATGATCGGCCAGCTGGTCGTCACCCTCAAGGACACCTCGCTCGGCTACATCATCACCTACCCCGAGCTGCTCTACGCAGGCAAGCTGATCGCCTCCAACTCGCCCGGGTACCCGTACATCCCGATGATCCTGGTGATCACCCCGATCTACATCGGCATGTGCCTGGCCCTCACCGCCCTGGCCAAGTGGCTGGAGGCGCGTGGCCGCCGCGGCGCGAACCGGCGCACACCGGACGCTGCTTGA